The proteins below are encoded in one region of Shewanella algae:
- a CDS encoding mechanosensitive ion channel family protein — MDKDLRFELSHWLSQLGIDSQPADGLSTSLMVLACLLLAGLAYFIVRRGVVRAMNLVIQRSKVTWDDIFMRHRVLEKLAMLVPALVLNLLIPIALTDHKLLAGLVDRLLSVWLVVLLIRAAYSALDAVNEVADVKLISRRLPVKSFVQLIKLFLFFVAIIISISVLANQSPVYFLSGLGVATGLVMLVFKDTILGFVAGIQLAANRMVSTGDWIQMDKYGADGAVEEVSLTTVKVRNWDKTITMIPAYALVSDAFRNWRGMSESGGRRIKRSVNIDINSIRFLTEEDRKKLEKINLLKEYLPKKIHEITECNAKVSDIEMPVNGRRLTNVGTFRAYLLEYLKHHDKVHKEMTLMVRQLAPTTEGLPIELYIFTNDTRWAYYEDIQSDIFDHIFAILPQFDLRAFQGPTGNDIRSLKDNGAGANKPT, encoded by the coding sequence TTGGACAAAGACTTGAGATTCGAACTGTCACACTGGTTATCGCAGCTGGGTATCGATAGCCAGCCAGCCGACGGTTTGTCCACTTCGCTCATGGTGCTTGCCTGCCTGTTGCTGGCGGGACTGGCTTATTTCATTGTTCGTCGCGGTGTGGTGCGGGCGATGAACCTGGTGATTCAACGTTCCAAGGTCACCTGGGACGATATCTTTATGCGCCATAGAGTGCTGGAAAAGCTGGCCATGCTGGTGCCGGCACTGGTGCTCAACCTGCTGATCCCCATAGCACTGACAGACCATAAACTGCTGGCCGGTTTGGTCGACAGGCTGCTGAGTGTCTGGCTGGTCGTCTTGCTGATCCGCGCTGCCTATTCGGCATTGGATGCGGTCAACGAGGTGGCGGACGTTAAGCTGATTAGCCGTCGTCTACCGGTGAAGAGCTTTGTGCAGTTGATAAAGCTGTTCCTGTTCTTCGTTGCCATCATTATTTCCATCTCTGTGCTCGCCAACCAGTCTCCTGTCTACTTCCTCAGCGGCTTGGGTGTCGCCACAGGTTTGGTGATGTTGGTGTTCAAGGACACCATTCTGGGGTTTGTTGCCGGTATTCAGTTGGCGGCTAACCGCATGGTCAGCACCGGCGACTGGATCCAGATGGATAAATACGGCGCCGATGGCGCGGTGGAAGAGGTGTCGCTGACAACGGTCAAGGTTCGCAACTGGGACAAGACCATCACAATGATCCCGGCCTATGCGCTGGTATCAGACGCCTTCCGTAACTGGCGTGGTATGTCTGAGTCCGGCGGCCGCCGAATCAAGCGCTCGGTCAACATAGATATCAACAGCATACGTTTTCTGACCGAAGAGGACAGGAAGAAGCTGGAGAAGATTAACCTGTTGAAAGAGTACCTGCCGAAGAAGATCCATGAGATCACTGAATGTAATGCCAAGGTGTCGGATATCGAAATGCCGGTCAATGGCCGCAGGCTGACCAATGTGGGAACCTTCAGAGCCTACCTGCTGGAGTATCTCAAGCACCACGACAAGGTGCATAAGGAGATGACCCTGATGGTGCGGCAGTTGGCACCCACCACCGAAGGTCTGCCGATCGAGTTATATATCTTCACCAATGATACCCGCTGGGCATATTATGAAGATATTCAGTCAGATATCTTCGATCATATCTTTGCCATCTTGCCACAATTCGATCTGCGTGCCTTCCAGGGCCCAACCGGCAATGATATTCGCAGCTTAAAAGATAATGGAGCCGGTGCAAATAAACCCACGTAG
- a CDS encoding LysE family translocator, with protein MDHQTFLLYLFAILLIAISPGPIAMLSISHGIHFGKRRSLATALGSVTAALLLMLASIAGLSALLHASEYGFTLLKWCGAAYLMYLGIKLLLTKPHAAEQSVGPKGHGHPLSLFRQAFLVGISNPKDLLFFAALFPQFIDVSAPQGPQLAVLASTWALVDFSFVMIYASMASVLASWLKRSQRLHWLDRVSGGVFVTLATVLAVKD; from the coding sequence ATGGATCACCAGACCTTCCTGCTGTACCTGTTTGCGATCTTACTGATAGCCATCTCCCCCGGCCCGATCGCCATGTTATCTATCTCTCACGGGATCCATTTTGGTAAACGCCGCAGTCTGGCCACGGCCTTAGGGAGTGTCACGGCAGCCTTGCTGTTGATGTTGGCTTCCATCGCTGGACTGAGCGCCCTGCTGCATGCCAGCGAATACGGCTTTACCCTGCTCAAATGGTGCGGTGCCGCTTACCTTATGTATCTGGGGATTAAACTGCTGCTCACCAAGCCCCATGCGGCCGAGCAAAGTGTCGGCCCCAAGGGACATGGCCATCCTCTCAGTCTGTTTCGACAGGCGTTTCTGGTGGGGATCAGCAATCCCAAGGATCTGCTGTTTTTCGCCGCCCTGTTTCCACAGTTTATCGACGTAAGCGCACCCCAGGGACCTCAGTTGGCAGTATTGGCTTCCACCTGGGCCTTGGTAGACTTCAGCTTTGTGATGATTTACGCCTCTATGGCCAGTGTGCTGGCCTCATGGCTTAAGCGCAGCCAACGGCTGCATTGGTTGGATCGCGTCAGTGGCGGGGTGTTTGTCACCCTCGCCACTGTATTGGCCGTTAAAGATTAA
- a CDS encoding lysophospholipid acyltransferase family protein has product MFKKICQWLLSLFGWQIRGQLPDSPQYLVIVAPHTSNWDFILGVLARGALAVKIHFLGKHQLFIPPWGWFFRAIGGSPVDRRKNNNLVDAVSELYRQDPNFKLALAPEGTRSPVKRWKTGFYHIASKAGVPIVAVGLDFSQKAVVINQPLIPSADMQQDMDQLIAFYRGIRGRFPKAIPDYSADK; this is encoded by the coding sequence ATGTTTAAAAAAATCTGCCAATGGCTGCTTTCTCTGTTCGGCTGGCAAATTCGCGGACAACTGCCCGACTCCCCGCAGTATCTGGTGATAGTGGCCCCCCACACCAGTAACTGGGATTTTATTCTCGGTGTGCTCGCCCGTGGGGCTCTGGCGGTCAAGATCCACTTTCTCGGCAAGCATCAACTCTTCATTCCTCCCTGGGGCTGGTTTTTCAGAGCCATAGGCGGCAGCCCGGTAGACAGACGCAAGAACAACAATCTGGTCGATGCGGTCAGCGAGTTGTATCGTCAGGATCCCAACTTCAAGCTGGCGCTTGCTCCGGAAGGCACCCGCAGCCCGGTGAAGCGTTGGAAGACAGGCTTCTACCATATCGCCTCCAAGGCAGGGGTACCGATTGTGGCCGTGGGGTTGGACTTCAGCCAGAAGGCGGTAGTGATCAATCAGCCTTTGATACCGAGTGCGGACATGCAGCAAGACATGGATCAGCTTATCGCCTTCTACCGCGGTATTCGCGGCCGCTTCCCCAAGGCGATTCCGGACTATTCAGCGGACAAGTGA
- a CDS encoding YybH family protein: MKKLIFGLLSVLLLAIAPAKAVPTDEITELLNRQQQAWNQGDINAYMLGYWHDPKLRFVSKGEFRYGWDKMLAAYKRSYPDRATMGQLKLELKDVQMLSNYSALVAGRWVLLRQKDSPSGVFTLLLEKKDDQWVITHDHSS; encoded by the coding sequence ATGAAAAAATTAATCTTTGGGCTCCTGTCTGTACTGCTGCTTGCGATCGCCCCGGCCAAAGCGGTACCGACAGATGAAATTACCGAGTTGCTTAATCGTCAGCAACAAGCCTGGAATCAAGGCGACATCAATGCCTATATGTTGGGCTACTGGCACGATCCCAAGCTGAGATTTGTCTCCAAAGGCGAGTTCAGATATGGCTGGGACAAGATGCTGGCCGCCTATAAGCGCAGCTATCCGGATCGCGCGACTATGGGCCAGCTCAAGCTAGAGCTCAAGGATGTGCAGATGTTGAGTAACTATTCCGCCTTGGTGGCCGGTCGTTGGGTCTTGCTCAGGCAAAAGGATAGTCCATCCGGGGTCTTTACCCTGTTGCTGGAGAAGAAAGACGACCAATGGGTAATCACTCACGATCACTCATCATGA
- a CDS encoding Tll0287-like domain-containing protein — protein sequence MLKPTLIALLAFALVNQAIAEPATAEFKTEAAALAKRFAQTLKPQLQQALAEGGPVAAIEVCSHKAPEIARQLSVESGWQVKRVSLKPRNPAAEPEAWQRQVLLSFDQRAAAGEDPQTLSQVTQTESQLRFMKAQGVAPLCLTCHGSQLAPEVKTALDKHYPNDSARGYQPGQIRGAISIVAPRLSAQN from the coding sequence ATGTTGAAACCTACACTTATCGCCTTGCTGGCTTTCGCCTTGGTGAATCAAGCCATAGCCGAGCCGGCAACGGCAGAATTTAAAACCGAGGCTGCCGCGCTGGCCAAGCGCTTTGCCCAAACACTCAAGCCGCAACTGCAGCAAGCTCTGGCCGAAGGTGGCCCGGTGGCAGCCATCGAGGTTTGTTCCCATAAGGCGCCGGAAATTGCCCGCCAGCTCTCGGTCGAGAGTGGTTGGCAGGTGAAACGTGTCAGTCTGAAACCCCGTAATCCGGCGGCCGAGCCGGAGGCTTGGCAGCGACAGGTTTTGCTGTCATTTGATCAGCGGGCCGCAGCCGGTGAAGACCCGCAGACTCTGAGCCAGGTTACCCAGACTGAGTCACAGCTGCGTTTTATGAAGGCCCAGGGCGTAGCACCGCTTTGCCTCACCTGCCATGGTAGCCAATTGGCGCCCGAGGTCAAAACTGCATTGGATAAGCACTACCCGAATGACAGCGCCAGAGGTTATCAGCCGGGGCAGATCCGCGGCGCCATCAGCATAGTGGCTCCGCGTTTGTCAGCACAAAACTGA
- a CDS encoding NRDE family protein: MCILFLALDQHPDYPLILCANRDEFHHRPTAPAHFWPPQQQLLAGKDLQAGGTWLGCNRLGMMAGLTNIRQPITQPDGMRSRGELVLKALDSQTPIEPQWLSEHSDNYNPFNLVFGQGKHFWCYHSLDKSLRRLNRGFHAISNGALDDIWPKMARGEQALERLISQSAKPDIDKLLAIMRDETPAPDTSLPNTGVSLEWERRLSSIYIRHPEYGTRATSLIFLSREGQLNFYEARYDGKGRQLGLEQFSFVLTNAEPLC, translated from the coding sequence ATGTGCATTCTGTTTCTGGCGCTGGATCAGCACCCGGATTATCCGCTGATCCTCTGCGCCAACCGCGATGAGTTTCATCACAGGCCCACGGCCCCGGCACACTTTTGGCCACCACAGCAGCAACTGCTGGCGGGTAAGGATCTGCAGGCAGGGGGTACCTGGCTTGGCTGTAATCGCCTGGGAATGATGGCCGGCCTCACCAATATCCGTCAGCCGATCACTCAGCCGGATGGTATGCGCAGCCGCGGGGAGTTGGTACTCAAGGCGCTCGATAGTCAAACGCCAATAGAGCCGCAATGGCTCAGCGAGCACAGCGACAACTATAATCCTTTCAATCTGGTTTTCGGCCAGGGCAAGCACTTTTGGTGTTATCACAGCCTGGATAAGTCATTGCGCCGCTTGAACAGGGGCTTTCACGCCATCAGCAATGGTGCCTTGGATGATATCTGGCCCAAGATGGCCCGCGGCGAGCAGGCATTGGAGCGATTGATAAGCCAATCGGCCAAGCCGGATATAGATAAGCTGCTGGCAATAATGCGTGATGAGACCCCGGCGCCGGACACCAGCCTGCCAAACACAGGTGTCAGCCTGGAATGGGAGCGGCGCCTGTCGTCCATCTATATTCGCCATCCGGAATACGGCACCCGGGCCACCAGCCTGATATTCCTCTCCCGCGAGGGTCAGCTGAACTTTTACGAAGCCAGGTATGATGGCAAAGGGCGGCAATTGGGGTTGGAGCAGTTCAGTTTTGTGCTGACAAACGCGGAGCCACTATGCTGA
- a CDS encoding YhgN family NAAT transporter encodes MDTLSAAVMLFLIMDPLGNLPIFASILRHIEPKKRRRVLIRELIFALLIMLLFLYAGEAILNFLNLKSESVSIAGGIILFLIAIRMIFPQPGGVVGLAAGEEPFIVPMAIPLMAGPSILAALILLAHTDSSRMTDWTIALVAAWGASVVILMFYKLFTRVLGDKGLTAVERLMGMVLVMISVQMFLDGVSRYLNP; translated from the coding sequence ATGGATACTCTGTCGGCTGCCGTAATGCTGTTTCTCATTATGGATCCCTTGGGCAACTTGCCTATCTTTGCCTCTATATTGCGTCATATAGAGCCCAAGAAACGCCGCCGAGTGCTGATCAGAGAGCTGATTTTTGCCTTGTTGATCATGCTGTTGTTTCTTTACGCCGGTGAAGCCATCCTGAATTTCCTCAATCTCAAGTCAGAATCGGTCAGTATTGCCGGTGGCATTATCCTGTTCCTGATAGCCATCAGGATGATCTTCCCCCAACCCGGTGGGGTGGTGGGCCTGGCCGCCGGTGAAGAGCCTTTCATTGTGCCGATGGCGATTCCCTTGATGGCGGGCCCTTCGATTCTGGCGGCGCTGATACTGCTGGCCCATACGGATAGCAGCCGTATGACGGACTGGACCATAGCCTTGGTAGCGGCTTGGGGCGCCAGTGTGGTTATCCTGATGTTCTATAAGCTATTTACCCGGGTGTTGGGTGACAAGGGGCTCACGGCGGTCGAGCGCTTGATGGGTATGGTGCTGGTGATGATTTCGGTGCAGATGTTCCTCGATGGCGTCTCCCGATATTTGAATCCCTGA
- a CDS encoding MGH1-like glycoside hydrolase domain-containing protein — protein MLSCALICALSLAAGDYDNLLPYQGTPQQAQERDVAGNLKIPAVYMDMGAWHGYHLPDDPAFYGSFTGPLIIAQEYSLHLAPSLQHLSVLELSTGQAKNFAEAERRLFSRPDGLYQEYRWKDLSLSTRLYFADERSSLIETVLENTGSQAGQWQLQWQGEPFDKAVGKPWIAGRQFATNQLEWQFRPLRKTWSLLLDDAKFRISFREPTFLEERGARGYRASSEVLNLAPSERRSFLSAQQYFHTAAEAKPLQWPKLLQSAERNHSRWGWRLAKLADGDLGQKRMAARAISTLTHNWRSPAGALRHHGVTPSVTYQWFNGLWAWDSWKQAVALARVEPWLAKSNVRAMFDYQFDEQDPVRPQDAGSMPDAVFYNQDAARGGDGGNWNERNGKPPLAAWAVWEIYLQDGDKAFVAELYPRLMALHAWWYRNRDHDGNGLAEYGANLHPLHGEPGALNRDAIIQAAAWESGMDNAPRFDADNSLKVLENRDAKGRLLGYSLNQESVDLNAFLYADKQYLAQMASLLGREAEAMQLRQQAQRLGQAIRQTFYDPASGFFYDVRFDAEGKRRLLSDNKGTEGWIPLWASVASPEQAEALVKRQLRPESFGTQVPFPTVSRDSPEFAPDRYWRGPVWLDQAFFAIKGLQHYGYRQQASAMSRRLLAATAADSRDLPIRENYHPLSGEGLHCTNFSWSASVLLLLYSEGLLSEAE, from the coding sequence GTGCTTAGTTGTGCCCTGATCTGTGCTTTGAGTCTGGCCGCCGGAGATTATGACAATCTCTTGCCCTATCAAGGCACGCCGCAACAAGCACAGGAGCGGGATGTCGCCGGGAATCTGAAGATCCCCGCTGTCTACATGGATATGGGCGCCTGGCATGGATACCATCTGCCTGATGATCCTGCATTTTATGGCAGCTTCACCGGCCCCTTGATCATCGCCCAGGAATACAGCCTACATCTGGCGCCCAGCTTGCAGCACCTCAGTGTATTGGAGTTGAGCACAGGGCAGGCGAAGAATTTTGCCGAAGCGGAGAGACGCCTGTTCAGTCGCCCGGATGGCCTGTATCAGGAATATCGCTGGAAAGATCTCAGCCTCAGCACCAGGCTCTATTTTGCCGATGAGCGCAGCTCACTGATTGAGACTGTGCTGGAAAATACCGGCTCCCAAGCCGGTCAGTGGCAATTGCAGTGGCAGGGAGAGCCCTTCGACAAGGCGGTAGGCAAGCCCTGGATTGCCGGCAGACAATTTGCGACCAATCAACTGGAGTGGCAGTTTCGGCCACTGAGAAAAACCTGGTCGCTGCTGCTCGATGATGCCAAATTCCGCATAAGCTTCCGTGAACCCACCTTCCTGGAAGAGCGGGGGGCTCGGGGGTACCGAGCCAGTTCTGAAGTGCTGAACCTGGCCCCCTCTGAGCGACGCAGTTTTCTCAGTGCCCAGCAATATTTTCACACCGCAGCTGAGGCAAAGCCGCTGCAGTGGCCTAAGTTGTTGCAGAGCGCCGAGCGCAACCATAGTCGCTGGGGTTGGCGTCTGGCCAAGTTAGCCGATGGCGACTTGGGACAAAAGCGCATGGCTGCCAGGGCCATCAGCACCCTAACACATAACTGGCGCAGCCCGGCCGGGGCCCTGCGTCACCACGGGGTAACGCCTTCGGTCACCTACCAATGGTTCAATGGTCTCTGGGCCTGGGATAGCTGGAAACAGGCGGTGGCCTTGGCGCGAGTCGAGCCCTGGCTTGCCAAGTCCAATGTGCGGGCGATGTTTGACTATCAATTTGATGAGCAGGATCCCGTCAGGCCCCAGGATGCCGGCAGCATGCCGGATGCGGTGTTTTACAACCAAGATGCGGCCCGCGGCGGTGACGGCGGCAACTGGAATGAGCGGAATGGCAAACCGCCGTTAGCGGCCTGGGCCGTATGGGAGATCTACCTTCAGGACGGTGACAAGGCATTTGTCGCCGAGCTTTACCCAAGACTGATGGCCCTGCATGCCTGGTGGTATCGCAACCGGGATCATGACGGCAATGGCCTGGCGGAATATGGCGCCAATTTGCATCCGCTGCACGGTGAGCCCGGGGCGCTTAATCGTGATGCCATCATTCAGGCGGCAGCCTGGGAGTCCGGGATGGACAATGCGCCCAGATTCGATGCCGATAACAGCTTGAAAGTACTGGAAAATCGCGACGCCAAGGGGCGTTTGCTCGGCTACTCACTCAATCAGGAGAGTGTCGATCTCAATGCATTTCTCTATGCCGATAAGCAGTATCTGGCGCAAATGGCCAGTCTGTTGGGGCGGGAAGCCGAAGCAATGCAACTGCGGCAACAGGCCCAGCGACTGGGACAAGCGATTCGGCAGACGTTTTACGACCCTGCCAGCGGTTTCTTCTATGATGTACGCTTCGATGCCGAGGGCAAGCGGCGATTGCTCAGCGACAATAAGGGCACTGAAGGTTGGATCCCGCTGTGGGCCAGTGTCGCTTCGCCTGAGCAGGCCGAAGCGCTGGTAAAGCGGCAACTTAGGCCAGAAAGCTTCGGCACCCAGGTGCCGTTTCCGACCGTGAGCCGCGACAGCCCAGAGTTTGCCCCCGACAGATATTGGCGCGGGCCGGTATGGCTGGATCAGGCCTTCTTTGCCATCAAGGGGTTGCAGCATTACGGTTACCGGCAACAGGCAAGTGCAATGTCGCGGCGTTTGCTGGCGGCCACTGCCGCCGATAGCCGGGATCTGCCGATACG